In a single window of the Deinococcus aetherius genome:
- a CDS encoding redox-sensing transcriptional repressor Rex yields MTGIPTATISRLVTYLRILEGLEAQDVARTSSTDLAVLAGVTAFQVRKDLAYFGRFGTRGLGYTVPILKRELLRVLGLNQTWNVVIVGVGRLGQAIANYPGARDYQFQYVGLFDVNPALIGTGVRGLTVRHTDELRDFVGSTRVDMGFLAVPPERAQDAAQSLADAGVRGILNFAPVVIQPRTVERSGLQEIGDEWRGVIVENVDFLAGMKRLAFYVLNPDLSTTGPEEIEE; encoded by the coding sequence GTGACCGGGATCCCCACCGCCACGATCAGCCGCCTGGTCACCTACCTGCGCATCCTGGAGGGACTGGAGGCGCAGGACGTGGCCCGCACGAGCAGCACCGACCTCGCCGTTCTAGCCGGGGTGACGGCCTTCCAGGTGCGCAAGGACCTCGCGTACTTCGGGCGCTTCGGCACACGCGGCCTGGGGTACACGGTGCCCATCCTCAAGCGGGAGCTTTTGCGCGTGCTGGGCCTGAACCAGACCTGGAACGTGGTGATCGTGGGGGTGGGGCGTCTGGGGCAGGCCATCGCCAACTACCCCGGCGCGAGGGACTACCAGTTTCAGTACGTCGGCCTCTTCGACGTGAACCCCGCCCTGATCGGCACCGGGGTGCGCGGCCTGACCGTGCGGCACACGGACGAGCTGCGCGACTTCGTGGGGAGCACGCGGGTGGACATGGGCTTTCTGGCCGTGCCACCCGAACGAGCGCAGGACGCGGCCCAGAGCCTCGCCGACGCGGGCGTGCGCGGCATCCTCAACTTCGCCCCGGTCGTGATCCAGCCGCGTACGGTGGAACGCTCCGGTCTGCAAGAAATTGGTGACGAGTGGCGTGGTGTGATCGTGGAGAACGTGGACTTTCTGGCCGGGATGAAACGCCTCGCCTTCTACGTCCTCAACCCCGACCTCAGCACCACCGGACCGGAGGAAATCGAAGAATGA
- a CDS encoding SPOR domain-containing protein — protein sequence MTRASGKARRWPDLLIGLLVLLLLGGFAFLLVGQRPEPVAQTPTPTTPPATEPTPEPITIPTAPGTEATEGTTATVTPPDSSSGTGDAAPPTATETPTEQPTPSTSTPPAAATTDTGGASGQDNGDNTAGTTEIPVVPAAPIEEAPSASTTTPDAEGSETTTSPSTTTPPDTTTPPRAAAPVATSEQRTPLRSDYRVSLGSFATRRTAERLTQGVSDLGYTVYPIDLGDQVVAQIGPFEDEANARRALADIRRAYPGAVLYPPRGRSLKGDTTEISPPPAPTPATPDTNRPSTSAPTSAAPAPATESPAPPEAVPAPAPTTPTPPTSTEPKASAPAAPSGPVYLQLGAFDQVESAQGLVSRLRNEGYAPTVNAPDGRKVTVLVGPFSGSALTNAETNLAASGHDFFRVR from the coding sequence ATGACCCGCGCGTCCGGCAAGGCCCGTCGCTGGCCCGACCTCCTGATCGGCCTGCTGGTGCTGCTGCTGCTCGGCGGCTTCGCCTTCCTGCTGGTCGGCCAGCGTCCTGAGCCCGTGGCGCAGACACCTACGCCCACGACCCCGCCCGCCACCGAACCGACACCCGAACCCATCACCATTCCCACCGCGCCGGGCACTGAGGCGACTGAGGGCACCACCGCCACCGTCACGCCCCCCGATTCCTCCAGCGGGACAGGCGACGCGGCCCCGCCGACCGCCACCGAGACACCTACCGAGCAGCCGACGCCCAGTACCTCAACCCCCCCGGCGGCGGCCACAACGGACACGGGGGGGGCGAGCGGGCAGGACAACGGGGACAACACGGCAGGCACTACGGAGATTCCCGTGGTGCCCGCCGCTCCCATTGAGGAGGCGCCCTCGGCGAGCACCACGACCCCGGACGCTGAGGGCAGTGAGACGACCACCTCGCCCTCGACCACGACCCCGCCCGACACGACGACGCCTCCGCGCGCCGCCGCCCCGGTGGCTACGAGCGAGCAGCGCACCCCCCTGCGCAGCGACTACCGGGTCAGCCTGGGGTCCTTCGCCACGAGGCGCACGGCCGAGCGGCTCACCCAGGGGGTCAGCGACCTGGGGTACACCGTCTACCCCATCGACTTAGGCGATCAGGTCGTGGCGCAGATCGGCCCCTTCGAGGACGAGGCGAACGCCCGCCGCGCCCTGGCGGACATCCGGCGGGCCTACCCGGGAGCAGTCCTCTACCCGCCCCGGGGACGCAGCCTGAAGGGCGACACCACCGAAATCTCCCCTCCGCCAGCCCCCACCCCCGCCACCCCGGACACGAACCGGCCCTCGACGTCCGCCCCGACTTCGGCGGCCCCCGCACCGGCCACCGAGTCCCCCGCTCCCCCCGAGGCGGTGCCCGCGCCCGCGCCGACCACGCCCACCCCACCCACGAGCACCGAGCCCAAGGCGAGCGCCCCGGCGGCCCCGAGCGGTCCGGTGTACCTCCAACTGGGGGCCTTCGACCAGGTCGAGAGCGCGCAGGGTCTCGTCTCGCGGCTTCGGAACGAGGGCTACGCGCCCACCGTGAACGCCCCCGACGGGCGCAAGGTCACCGTGCTGGTCGGCCCCTTCAGCGGCTCCGCCCTCACGAACGCCGAGACGAACCTGGCGGCCAGCGGCCACGACTTCTTCCGGGTGCGGTGA
- a CDS encoding tetratricopeptide repeat protein, with protein sequence MTQPTPLVLLSLLLAAAPAASAQTLVETSTAISVQNTLTQTGTPAVPRVPSLPTPPTPATVASPTVPAAPVTPAIPFTPAQTAALGQAQAALRGGQLGQARTLFERLIAQNYAQPEPHFGLGLTLFAQNDLRGAAFEFTQLMALAPDRYEGPYNLGVIATREGRYAEALKFYGDAAALARGKAGAATVRQVLEALAAEQTRAGDFAGLSTTLAEVVALDPNDVDTQFRLAQARTLAGQGALALPGAYAVLQRQPAHLEAALLVADIYVVQGLPSRAVRELDAAAARVSGGEDRARLFLRKADVLAASGNARGAVLAAQEATRADGRNASAFARLAELRVVRGDRSGALAAYQSAVRLAPRQAGYRVGLAALRLALGQNADAARDAAEALRLSPDPATLARAQFVRGLAAYRQGQYGPARAALRSSAMRAPSAETYLWLGLSAYAQKDYAGAATALGESVKLDPTPTARQNLASALLASARYPEAEAVLRGLVTEQPKNNEAWYLLGLAQRAQTREAEARQSLKTAANLGNAKAQGALK encoded by the coding sequence GTGACTCAACCTACCCCCCTGGTGCTGCTCAGCCTCTTGCTGGCCGCCGCCCCCGCCGCCTCGGCGCAGACGCTGGTCGAGACCTCGACGGCGATCTCCGTGCAGAACACGCTGACGCAGACGGGCACCCCCGCCGTCCCCCGTGTGCCGTCCCTGCCCACCCCACCGACCCCCGCCACGGTGGCCTCCCCGACCGTTCCGGCGGCACCGGTCACCCCAGCCATCCCCTTCACCCCCGCGCAAACCGCCGCGCTCGGTCAGGCGCAGGCGGCGCTGCGCGGGGGGCAGCTCGGGCAGGCGCGCACCCTGTTCGAGCGGCTGATCGCCCAGAACTACGCGCAGCCGGAACCACACTTCGGGCTGGGCCTGACCCTGTTCGCGCAGAACGACCTGCGGGGCGCGGCCTTCGAGTTCACGCAGCTTATGGCCCTGGCCCCCGACCGCTACGAGGGGCCGTACAACCTGGGAGTGATCGCCACCCGCGAGGGGCGCTACGCCGAGGCGCTCAAGTTCTACGGCGACGCCGCCGCTCTGGCACGCGGCAAGGCGGGTGCCGCCACCGTGCGGCAGGTGCTGGAGGCCCTGGCCGCCGAGCAGACCCGCGCCGGGGACTTCGCCGGGCTGAGCACCACCCTCGCCGAGGTCGTGGCGCTCGACCCGAACGACGTGGACACGCAGTTCCGGCTGGCGCAGGCGCGCACGCTGGCGGGGCAGGGCGCCCTGGCACTGCCGGGGGCGTACGCCGTCTTGCAGCGTCAGCCCGCCCACCTGGAGGCCGCGCTGCTGGTCGCCGACATCTACGTGGTGCAGGGCCTGCCCAGCCGGGCGGTGCGCGAACTCGACGCGGCGGCCGCACGTGTCTCTGGCGGTGAGGACCGGGCGCGGCTGTTCCTGCGCAAGGCGGACGTGCTGGCCGCCTCCGGTAACGCTCGCGGGGCCGTCCTCGCCGCGCAGGAGGCCACCCGGGCGGACGGGCGCAACGCCTCCGCCTTCGCCCGGCTCGCCGAGTTGCGGGTCGTGCGGGGGGACCGCTCCGGGGCGCTGGCCGCCTACCAGAGCGCCGTCCGGCTCGCCCCGCGTCAGGCCGGGTACCGGGTCGGTCTGGCCGCCCTGCGGCTCGCCCTGGGGCAGAACGCAGACGCCGCGCGGGACGCCGCCGAGGCCCTGCGCCTGAGCCCGGACCCCGCCACCCTCGCCCGCGCCCAGTTCGTGCGGGGGCTCGCCGCGTACCGCCAGGGGCAGTACGGCCCGGCGCGTGCCGCCTTACGCTCCAGCGCAATGAGGGCCCCGAGCGCCGAGACCTACCTGTGGCTGGGTCTGAGCGCCTACGCCCAGAAGGACTACGCGGGCGCCGCCACCGCCCTGGGCGAGAGCGTCAAGCTCGACCCGACGCCTACCGCGCGCCAGAACCTCGCCTCGGCGCTCCTGGCGTCCGCCCGCTACCCGGAGGCCGAGGCGGTGCTGCGCGGCCTGGTGACCGAACAGCCGAAGAACAATGAGGCCTGGTATCTCCTCGGCCTGGCCCAGCGCGCCCAGACCCGCGAGGCGGAGGCCCGGCAGTCCCTGAAGACTGCCGCCAACCTCGGCAACGCCAAGGCGCAGGGGGCGCTGAAATGA
- the rlmN gene encoding 23S rRNA (adenine(2503)-C(2))-methyltransferase RlmN, which translates to MQLLLDLHPDQYPLDGFRRRQLLEWVFVQGVGTFDAMTNLPAEARADLASNFKLNPFKDIETVRSADGSVKYLFTLGDGRQMEAVYMPYLDRKTICVSTMVGCPAKCAFCATGAMGFGRNLTPGEIVGQVLAVAGGEGIAPRELRNLVFMGMGEPLLNYANTMAAARILLHPRALGMSKRRVTLSTVGLANGIRKLATEDDLGIKLAISLHAPDEETRQRIIPTGAANSIPEIMAAAREYQAVTGRRVTLEYAMLRGVNDHLWQAELLADLLDGLVSHVNLIPMNPWDGSGFESSTEAQIQAFYDTLEARGVDVSVRRSRGKDAGAACGQLALKRPGAVAGAVPA; encoded by the coding sequence ATGCAGCTTCTCCTCGACCTTCACCCTGATCAGTACCCGCTGGACGGTTTCCGGCGGCGGCAACTGCTGGAGTGGGTCTTCGTGCAGGGCGTGGGGACGTTCGACGCCATGACGAACCTTCCGGCAGAGGCCCGAGCCGACCTCGCCTCCAACTTCAAACTCAACCCTTTCAAGGACATCGAGACCGTTCGCAGTGCCGACGGCTCCGTCAAATACCTCTTCACCCTGGGAGACGGACGGCAGATGGAGGCCGTCTACATGCCCTACCTCGACCGCAAGACGATCTGCGTCTCGACGATGGTGGGCTGCCCCGCCAAGTGCGCCTTCTGCGCGACGGGCGCGATGGGCTTCGGGCGCAACCTGACCCCGGGCGAGATCGTGGGTCAGGTGCTCGCGGTGGCGGGTGGCGAGGGGATCGCGCCGCGCGAACTCCGCAACCTCGTCTTCATGGGGATGGGCGAACCGCTGCTCAACTACGCGAACACGATGGCGGCGGCCCGCATCCTCCTGCACCCCCGGGCCCTCGGCATGAGCAAGCGGCGGGTGACACTCTCGACGGTAGGCCTGGCGAACGGCATCCGCAAACTTGCCACCGAGGACGACCTCGGCATCAAGCTGGCGATCAGCCTGCACGCGCCCGACGAGGAGACGCGGCAGCGCATCATCCCGACCGGAGCCGCCAACTCCATCCCCGAGATCATGGCCGCCGCCCGCGAGTACCAGGCGGTGACGGGCCGCCGGGTGACCCTGGAATACGCGATGCTGCGCGGGGTGAACGACCACCTCTGGCAGGCGGAGTTGCTGGCCGACCTGCTAGACGGGCTGGTGAGCCACGTCAACCTGATCCCGATGAACCCCTGGGACGGCTCGGGCTTCGAGTCGAGCACCGAGGCGCAGATTCAGGCGTTCTACGACACTCTGGAGGCGCGTGGCGTGGACGTGAGCGTGCGGCGCTCGCGCGGCAAGGATGCGGGGGCGGCCTGTGGTCAGCTTGCGCTCAAGCGGCCCGGTGCGGTGGCGGGGGCGGTTCCGGCCTAG
- a CDS encoding DUF2721 domain-containing protein, which produces MAAPDPTLSVLAAMITPAVLISGAGTLLMSTSTRLGRATDRVRQLTARFKVLVSENGQQEPLAREEKRMIIRQLPRLARRTRIIQRAMTALYVAVALLVLTSILIGSGALFGAAFGPAPVILAILGAASLAYGALLLSFETRLSARTTQEEMHFLVNLGQHYATLYSDEPEKVAREV; this is translated from the coding sequence ATGGCGGCGCCCGACCCCACCCTCAGCGTCCTCGCGGCGATGATCACCCCCGCCGTGCTGATCAGCGGCGCGGGCACCCTGCTGATGAGCACGAGTACGCGGCTGGGCCGCGCGACGGACCGGGTGCGGCAGCTTACGGCGCGTTTCAAAGTGCTCGTTTCCGAGAACGGACAGCAGGAGCCGTTGGCGCGCGAGGAAAAACGCATGATCATCCGCCAGTTGCCACGCCTCGCCCGCCGCACCCGCATTATCCAGCGGGCCATGACGGCGCTGTACGTTGCGGTCGCCCTCCTCGTTCTGACAAGCATCCTGATCGGCTCGGGAGCATTGTTTGGGGCGGCGTTCGGCCCTGCGCCGGTGATCCTTGCCATCCTCGGCGCGGCCTCCCTGGCTTACGGAGCGCTGTTGTTGAGCTTCGAGACACGGCTGAGTGCGCGGACGACGCAAGAGGAGATGCATTTCCTCGTCAACCTCGGCCAGCATTACGCCACCCTCTACAGCGACGAGCCCGAGAAGGTGGCGCGCGAGGTGTAA
- a CDS encoding DNA-directed RNA polymerase subunit beta' gives MKDFNKVRIAIASPAKIREWSFGEVEKPETINYRTLKPEREGLFDERIFGPMKDYECACGKYKRQRYEGKVCERCGVEVTSSKVRRYRMGHIDLATPAAHIWYVKDTPSKIGTLLDLSAGQLEKVLYFSSFLVTQPLNAQKEGRPLKRGELLTDDEYRELRFGRQETYTIPNGQEAVVRDGEYVTRGQTVGGNVVSKMDGLAQYRFPRRAEIAYAEQVEASLPLPADVLVEQDAFRAGEILAELEGDVQITSPVDGTAFLVDLGEDSVLIELRDTVAAPEPVEGEEEQAAPKGDLLARVYVPHGMNVAVVPGEIVEAGTVLASAEAGNRLRVSRDSRLSAVTFPKKKGDVKATVHWTRRAEYPINPTMHVLVGDGSEVRARQRVIGAIDKDEEVVAEADGVITLHAPASIIVSKAKVYAYQDEPLVVNGDRVEPGDELADSGNLRSEISGRIEIDLVRKQVRVIESYDFEAKMGAEAVKELLDDLDLDQLEAELGEQMRDSSRHKRAKARKRLEVVRAFKRSGNNPSWMILETVPVMPPDLRPMVQVDGGRFATSDLNDLYRRLINRNNRLKKLMGQGAPDMIIRNEKRMLQEAVDALIDNGRRGSPVTNPGSDRSLRSLTDLLGGKQGRFRQNLLGKRVDYSGRSVIVVGPQLKLHQCGVPKRMALELFKPFLFKVLEEKGEVTNIKQARKMLERYRDTRDSVWDALEEVIEDKVVLLNRAPTLHRLGIQAFEPVLVEGQSIQLHPLVCEAFNADFDGDQMAIHVPLSAQAQAEARIQMLSAHNLLSPANGEPNVKPSRDIILGIFTLTQLRRDNLGAGSAYSSEQDALAALDDGKVALNTPITVNGVETSPGRIKYVFSSPDEAIMAVERGGIDYQDHVRIRLNGTVYETSAGRVMFRRLVQEALGNQAHLVDTLVNLDTAYEKDNLKDMIMGCFKHLGIEATAGLLDALKDSGFKLSTTSGITIGIDDIVLPPNKAELLAEADEKLKSIEQNYEFGFMTEEERYKQVVQLWNDTTDEVKNAVFENFSQNYPFNPLWIMSQSGARGNPQQIRQLAGMRGLMARPDGSTIEVPIKASFREGLTVLEYFISTHGARKGGADTALRTADSGYLTRKLVDVAHEVVVRDVDCGTTDYTVIPLGGTDERTGEWRTRKGSEIETSIYGRTLTADVEVAGRTLPAGQMLSLEDVKAITKDARTIGEVFVRTPLNCRVKAGVCQKCYGYDLSQAKPVSMGEAVGVVAAESIGEPGTQLTMRTFHTGGVAGGGDITMGLPRVIELFEARKPKNQAVVADRDGVVRIEEEEERYLVRIEAEDEAFSSKTATKISKGLRLVVRDGDRVEAGQPLTRGAVNPHDLLLYRDTDAAQRYLVEEVQRVYRSQGVKVHDKHIEVIVRQMLRYVEITDGGDTDLLEGQTVERWEVDGANEALEDGKTPSSWKPVLLGITKSSLTTKSWLSAASFQHTTHVLTEASMRGQVDDLIGLKENVILGKLIPAGTGLTTVREMQVADERTLEKYGEESRSPDSVTGTQRYDDTRPGSTPTVPGYAD, from the coding sequence TTGAAAGACTTCAACAAGGTCCGCATCGCCATCGCCAGCCCCGCGAAGATTCGTGAGTGGTCGTTCGGTGAGGTCGAGAAGCCGGAAACCATCAACTACCGCACCCTCAAGCCCGAGCGCGAAGGTCTCTTTGACGAGCGCATCTTCGGGCCGATGAAGGACTACGAGTGCGCCTGCGGCAAGTACAAGCGCCAGCGCTACGAGGGCAAGGTCTGCGAGCGCTGCGGCGTCGAGGTGACGAGCAGCAAGGTGCGCCGCTACCGCATGGGTCACATCGACCTGGCAACCCCCGCCGCGCATATCTGGTACGTGAAGGACACGCCGAGCAAGATCGGTACCCTGCTCGACCTCAGCGCCGGACAACTGGAGAAAGTGCTGTACTTCAGCTCCTTCCTGGTCACCCAGCCCCTCAACGCGCAGAAGGAAGGCCGCCCGCTCAAGCGCGGTGAGCTGCTGACCGACGACGAGTACCGCGAGCTGCGCTTCGGGCGGCAGGAGACCTACACCATCCCCAACGGGCAGGAGGCGGTCGTCCGCGACGGCGAGTACGTGACGCGCGGGCAGACCGTCGGCGGCAACGTCGTGAGTAAGATGGACGGTCTGGCGCAGTACCGTTTCCCCCGCCGCGCCGAGATCGCCTACGCCGAGCAGGTAGAGGCCTCGCTGCCCCTGCCCGCCGACGTGCTGGTGGAGCAGGACGCCTTCCGCGCCGGTGAGATCTTGGCCGAGTTGGAAGGGGACGTGCAGATCACGAGCCCCGTGGACGGCACCGCCTTCCTCGTGGACCTCGGTGAGGACAGCGTGCTCATCGAGCTGCGCGACACCGTGGCCGCCCCCGAGCCCGTCGAGGGCGAGGAGGAACAGGCCGCTCCGAAGGGCGACCTGCTGGCCCGCGTGTACGTACCGCACGGTATGAACGTGGCCGTCGTCCCCGGCGAGATCGTGGAGGCTGGGACCGTGCTGGCGAGCGCCGAGGCGGGCAACCGTCTGCGCGTGAGCCGCGACAGCCGCCTCTCGGCCGTGACCTTCCCCAAGAAGAAGGGGGACGTGAAGGCGACCGTCCACTGGACCCGCCGCGCCGAGTACCCCATCAACCCGACCATGCACGTCCTCGTGGGCGACGGCAGCGAGGTCCGCGCGAGGCAGCGCGTGATCGGCGCCATCGACAAGGACGAGGAGGTTGTGGCGGAAGCGGACGGCGTGATCACCCTGCACGCGCCCGCGAGCATCATCGTCTCCAAGGCGAAGGTGTACGCCTATCAGGACGAGCCCCTCGTCGTGAACGGCGACCGGGTGGAGCCGGGTGACGAGCTGGCCGACAGCGGCAATCTCCGCAGCGAGATCAGCGGGCGCATCGAGATCGACCTCGTGCGTAAGCAGGTTCGCGTGATCGAGTCCTACGACTTCGAGGCCAAGATGGGCGCCGAGGCGGTCAAAGAACTCCTCGACGACCTCGACCTGGATCAACTGGAGGCCGAACTCGGCGAGCAGATGCGGGACTCCTCGCGCCACAAGCGCGCCAAGGCCCGTAAGCGGCTGGAGGTCGTGCGCGCGTTCAAGCGCAGCGGCAACAACCCCTCGTGGATGATCCTGGAGACGGTGCCGGTCATGCCGCCCGACCTGCGCCCGATGGTGCAGGTGGACGGCGGGCGCTTCGCCACCTCCGACCTCAACGACCTGTACCGCCGCCTGATCAACCGCAACAACCGCCTCAAGAAGCTGATGGGCCAGGGCGCCCCCGACATGATCATCCGCAACGAGAAGCGGATGCTTCAGGAAGCCGTGGACGCCTTGATCGACAACGGGCGGCGCGGCAGCCCCGTCACCAACCCCGGCTCCGACCGCAGCCTGCGCTCGCTGACCGACCTGCTCGGCGGCAAGCAGGGCCGCTTCCGGCAGAACCTGCTCGGCAAGCGCGTGGACTACTCGGGTCGAAGCGTGATCGTGGTCGGCCCGCAGCTCAAACTGCACCAGTGCGGGGTGCCGAAGCGGATGGCCCTCGAACTCTTCAAGCCGTTCCTGTTCAAGGTGCTCGAAGAAAAGGGCGAGGTCACCAACATCAAGCAGGCCCGCAAGATGCTGGAGCGCTACCGCGACACCCGCGACTCCGTGTGGGACGCGCTGGAAGAGGTGATCGAGGACAAGGTGGTGCTGCTCAACCGCGCGCCCACCCTGCACCGCCTCGGCATCCAGGCGTTCGAGCCCGTGCTCGTCGAGGGTCAGTCCATCCAGCTTCACCCGCTCGTCTGTGAGGCATTCAACGCCGACTTCGACGGCGACCAGATGGCGATTCACGTCCCGCTGAGCGCGCAGGCGCAGGCGGAAGCCCGCATCCAGATGCTCTCGGCGCACAATCTGCTCTCGCCCGCGAACGGCGAGCCCAACGTCAAGCCCAGCCGCGACATCATCCTCGGCATCTTCACGCTGACGCAACTCCGCCGCGACAACCTCGGCGCGGGCAGCGCCTATTCCAGCGAGCAGGACGCCCTGGCCGCCCTCGACGACGGCAAGGTCGCGCTGAACACGCCGATCACCGTGAACGGCGTGGAGACGAGCCCCGGGCGCATCAAGTACGTCTTCTCCAGCCCCGACGAGGCGATCATGGCCGTCGAGCGCGGCGGGATCGACTACCAGGACCACGTGCGCATCCGCCTGAACGGCACCGTGTACGAGACCTCCGCCGGACGCGTGATGTTCCGCCGCCTCGTGCAGGAGGCGCTGGGCAACCAAGCGCACCTCGTCGACACGCTGGTCAACCTCGACACGGCCTACGAGAAGGACAACCTCAAGGACATGATCATGGGGTGCTTCAAGCATCTCGGGATCGAGGCGACGGCGGGGCTGCTCGACGCGCTGAAGGACAGCGGGTTCAAGCTCTCCACGACCTCGGGCATCACCATCGGCATCGACGACATCGTGCTGCCGCCCAACAAGGCGGAGCTGCTGGCGGAGGCCGACGAGAAGCTCAAGTCCATCGAGCAGAACTACGAGTTCGGCTTCATGACGGAAGAGGAGCGGTACAAGCAGGTCGTGCAGCTCTGGAACGACACCACCGACGAGGTGAAGAACGCGGTCTTCGAGAACTTCTCGCAGAACTACCCCTTCAACCCGCTGTGGATCATGTCGCAGTCCGGCGCGCGTGGTAACCCGCAGCAGATCCGTCAGCTCGCGGGAATGCGCGGCCTGATGGCCCGCCCGGACGGCTCCACCATCGAGGTGCCCATCAAGGCGTCCTTCCGCGAGGGTCTGACGGTGCTGGAGTACTTCATCTCCACCCACGGCGCGCGTAAGGGCGGCGCGGACACGGCGCTCCGCACGGCCGACTCGGGCTACCTGACCCGCAAGCTGGTGGACGTGGCCCACGAGGTCGTCGTCCGCGACGTGGACTGCGGCACTACCGACTACACGGTGATTCCGCTGGGCGGGACCGACGAGCGCACGGGCGAGTGGCGCACCCGCAAGGGCAGCGAGATCGAGACGAGCATCTATGGTCGGACCCTCACCGCCGATGTGGAGGTCGCGGGGCGCACCCTCCCGGCGGGGCAGATGCTCAGCCTGGAGGACGTGAAGGCGATTACCAAGGACGCGAGGACCATCGGCGAGGTGTTCGTCCGCACACCGCTGAATTGCCGCGTGAAGGCGGGCGTGTGCCAGAAGTGCTACGGCTACGACCTCTCGCAGGCCAAGCCCGTCAGCATGGGTGAGGCGGTCGGCGTGGTCGCCGCCGAGTCCATCGGCGAGCCCGGCACGCAGCTCACGATGCGTACCTTCCACACGGGCGGTGTGGCGGGCGGCGGCGACATCACGATGGGTCTGCCCCGCGTGATCGAGCTGTTCGAGGCGCGCAAGCCCAAGAACCAGGCGGTCGTGGCCGACCGTGACGGCGTGGTCCGCATCGAGGAGGAGGAGGAGCGCTACCTCGTGCGCATCGAGGCCGAGGACGAGGCCTTCAGCTCCAAGACCGCGACCAAGATCAGCAAGGGCCTGCGCCTCGTCGTCCGCGACGGCGACCGGGTGGAGGCGGGCCAGCCGCTGACGCGCGGTGCCGTAAACCCGCACGACCTTCTGCTCTACCGCGACACCGACGCCGCCCAGCGTTACCTCGTGGAGGAGGTGCAGCGCGTGTACCGCTCGCAGGGCGTGAAGGTCCACGACAAGCACATCGAGGTCATCGTGCGGCAGATGCTGCGCTACGTCGAGATCACCGACGGCGGCGACACCGACCTGCTGGAGGGTCAGACGGTCGAGCGCTGGGAGGTTGATGGGGCGAACGAGGCGCTGGAGGACGGTAAGACGCCCTCCTCCTGGAAGCCGGTGCTGCTCGGCATCACCAAGAGCAGCCTGACGACCAAGAGCTGGCTGTCGGCGGCGAGCTTCCAGCACACGACGCACGTACTCACCGAAGCCTCCATGCGCGGCCAGGTGGACGATCTGATCGGCCTGAAGGAGAACGTGATCCTCGGCAAGCTGATCCCGGCGGGCACAGGCCTCACCACCGTCCGCGAGATGCAGGTCGCCGACGAGCGCACGCTGGAGAAGTACGGCGAGGAGAGCCGCAGCCCCGACTCGGTGACGGGGACGCAACGCTACGACGACACCCGCCCCGGCAGCACGCCGACCGTTCCCGGCTACGCCGACTGA